One Salmo trutta chromosome 19, fSalTru1.1, whole genome shotgun sequence genomic window carries:
- the LOC115154438 gene encoding uncharacterized protein LOC115154438 isoform X1, which yields MYVDVSAAYVFTFLCVCACVTQWLRVCSISSTAFAGFFGVLRSEAAADSTEVPSPRILQPHRSKIRAVKGEQLIIECKADPGLPDDFTHVYWLVNSTFPEVAFTDGRVSETEVSASEDGRVIQRSLVLKNVTAEDFKSTFTCVISSLAGLDRRTVTLMPNHKASFPSLPHVLSLRPSLTPNSKHQGKPRKEFKKKPSKKDQGKKTKPR from the exons ATGTATGTGGATGTTTCTGCTGCATATGTATTTACatttctgtgtgtatgtgcctgtgttACGCAATGGCTGAGGGTGTGCTCCATCTCTTCTACAGCCTTCGCGGGTTTTTTTGGGGTCCTGCGCTCAGAGGCCgctgcag ATTCCACAGAGGTGCCGTCACCCAGAATCCTCCAGCCCCATAGGTCCAAAATAAGAGCTGTTAAAG GAGAGCAGTTGATTATTGAATGTAAAGCAGACCCAGGCCTTCCTGATGACTTTACCCATGTCTACTGGCTGGTCAACAGCACCTTCCCAGAGGTAGCCTTCACTGATGGCAGAGTATCAGAAACAGAGGT ATCAGCCTCAGAGGACGGCAGGGTGATCCAGAGGAGTCTGGTGTTAAAGAACGTGACTGCAGAGGATTTTAAGTCCACTTTCACCTGTGTAATAAGCAGCCTAGCTGGGCTTGACCGAAGGACTGTCACACTGATGCCCAATCACAAGGCTAGTTTTCCCTCATTACCTCATGTCCTCTCCCTTCGTCCTTCACTCACTCCCAACTCAAAACACCAGGGGAAACCGAGAAAGGAATTTAAGAAGAAACCTAGCAAAAAGGatcaggggaaaaaaacaaaaccacgCTAG
- the LOC115154438 gene encoding uncharacterized protein LOC115154438 isoform X2 has protein sequence MQLTILLTAFAGFFGVLRSEAAADSTEVPSPRILQPHRSKIRAVKGEQLIIECKADPGLPDDFTHVYWLVNSTFPEVAFTDGRVSETEVSASEDGRVIQRSLVLKNVTAEDFKSTFTCVISSLAGLDRRTVTLMPNHKASFPSLPHVLSLRPSLTPNSKHQGKPRKEFKKKPSKKDQGKKTKPR, from the exons ATGCAGTTGACGATTCTTCTCACAG CCTTCGCGGGTTTTTTTGGGGTCCTGCGCTCAGAGGCCgctgcag ATTCCACAGAGGTGCCGTCACCCAGAATCCTCCAGCCCCATAGGTCCAAAATAAGAGCTGTTAAAG GAGAGCAGTTGATTATTGAATGTAAAGCAGACCCAGGCCTTCCTGATGACTTTACCCATGTCTACTGGCTGGTCAACAGCACCTTCCCAGAGGTAGCCTTCACTGATGGCAGAGTATCAGAAACAGAGGT ATCAGCCTCAGAGGACGGCAGGGTGATCCAGAGGAGTCTGGTGTTAAAGAACGTGACTGCAGAGGATTTTAAGTCCACTTTCACCTGTGTAATAAGCAGCCTAGCTGGGCTTGACCGAAGGACTGTCACACTGATGCCCAATCACAAGGCTAGTTTTCCCTCATTACCTCATGTCCTCTCCCTTCGTCCTTCACTCACTCCCAACTCAAAACACCAGGGGAAACCGAGAAAGGAATTTAAGAAGAAACCTAGCAAAAAGGatcaggggaaaaaaacaaaaccacgCTAG